DNA sequence from the Schlegelella aquatica genome:
TGCAGCGCCAGCGCCTCGTCGAACCCGCGGTAGCGCAGCACGTACAGGATGGGCGCGAACGTCTCGTGGCGCACCACGTCCGTCTGCGCGGGCATCTCGACGAGGGCCGGGCGCACGTACCACGCCTCGGGAAAGCGCTCGGCCAGCACCCGCTCGCCGCCCTCCACCCGGCCGCCGTCGCGCCGCGCCTGCTCGAGCGCCGACTGCATCGCATCGAAGGCGGCGCGGTCGATGAGCGGGCCGACCAGCGTACCCGCTTCGAGCGGATGGCCGATGCGCAGGCTGGCGTACGCGCGGCGCAGCCGCTCGAGCAGCGGCGCGGCGACCTCCTCGTGCACGATGAGGCGGCGTGCCGTCGTGCAGCGCTGCCCGGCCGTGCCCACGGCGGCGAACAGGATGGCCCGCACGGCCAGCTCCAGGTCGGCCGAGGGCGTCACGACGATCGCGTTGTTGCCGCCCAGCTCGAGGATGCAGCGGCCGAAGCGCTGGGCCACCCGCGGCGCCACCGCACGGCCCATGCGCGTGCTGCCGGTCGCCGAGACGAGCGGCACGCGCGGGTGGTCCGCCAGCAGCTCGCCCAGGTGGGCATCGCCGATCAGCAGCTGAGACAGCTGCGCCCACTGCGGCTCGCCGCAGCGCTCGCAGGCCCGCTCGAAAAGCCGCTGCGTCGCCAGGGCTGCGAGCGGCGCCTTCTCCGAGGGCTTCCACACCACGGCGTCGCCGCACACGAAGGCGAGCGCCGCGTTCCACGACCACACGGCCACCGGGAAGTTGAACGCGCTGATGACGCCGACGACGCCCAGCGGGTGCCAGGTTTCCATCATCCGGTGGCCCGGGCGCTCGCTCGCGATGGTCAGTCCGTGCAACTGGCGCGAGAGCCCCACCGCGAAGTCGCAGATGTCGATCATCTCCTGCACTTCGCCGGCCCCCTCGCTGGCGATCTTGCCGACCTCCAGCGAGACCAGGTGGCCCAGCGCCTCCTTGTGCCGGCGCAGCTCCTCGCCGAACAGGCGCACCAGCTCGCCGCGCCGCGGAGCGGGCACCTCGCGCCACTGCAAGAAGGCCTGGTGTGCGGCCTCGATGCGCTCGCGCGCCTGCGCTTGGCTGTGCACGGCCACGCGCCCGAGGACGGCGCCGTCGATCGGGGAGCGGCTCTCCAGCGGGCCGTCCTGCCAGTCCTGGGCGGGCACACCCAGCCGATCCATCAGGGTTGCGATGTTCATCGTGAGGCTCCTCAACTGATCGACTCCACATGCCGCAGCTGCTGATACGCCTGCCCGAAACGGTTGGCGAGGAAGTCGTCGAGCTCGATCTGCTCCTGCCGGATGAAACCGCGCGCCGGCAGCTTGCCCTGGCGGAACAGATCGACCGCAGCGCACACGCCGGCGGCCGTCGTGATCTGGATGGCACTGAGCGAGCGCTCGCCGTTGCGTTCGGCGAAGATCTTACGCGCGAACACCTCCTGCACCAGCGCCCCGTGCTTGAGCCCGCTGACCGTCACGAAGACGAGCACCACGTCCTGCATCGTGGTGGGCACCGAGCGGCGCAGGATCTGCTTGAGCGTCTCCTGATCGTGGCGCAGCTCCAGCTCCTCCAGCAAGATCTTCATCAGGGCGCAGTGGCCCGGGTAGCGCACCGACTTGTAGTCGAGCGAGCGCACCCGGCCGGCCAGCGTCTCGCACAGCGTGCCCAGGCCGCCCGAGGTGTTGAAGGCCTCGTACTCCACGCCGTCGAGCGCGAAGTGCTCCAGGCCTTCGAGCGGCAGCAGCTCGGTGCGCTCGCCGTCGCGGATGGCCTCGCACGGGTGGCAGTACTCGTTGATGAGCCCGTCCACGCTCCAGGTCAGGTTGTACTTGAGCGAGTTGGTGGGGAAGGCCGGCAGCGCCCCCACGCGCATCTTGACGTCGTGCACCTCGTCGAAGCCGCGCGTGAGGTGATGCGCGACGATGCCGATGAAGCCCGGCGCCAGACCGCACTGCGGCATGAAGGCCACCGGCGCGCCTTGCGCCAGCGCCTTGATCGCCCGCGTGGCCGCCACGTCCTCGGTAAGGTCGAAGTAGTGGCAGCCCGCTTCGCGCGCCTGCGTGGCCACGCGGATCGCGCAGTGGTAGGGCAACGCGTTGATCACCGCGTCGTGGCCTCGGAGCACCGCAGCGAGGGCGAGGTCGTTCTCGGTGTCCGCCTGGCGCACTTCCACCGCGCGCGCGTCGAGCCGGCGAAGGGCCGCTTCGCTGCGGTCGATCACGGTCACCTGGTAGTCGCCCGCGCCGCTCAAGAGCCGGGCGATGGTCTGCCCGATGTGCCCTGCGCCCAGCAATGCGATCTTCATGTCGTCCTCCTAGGTGTGTTCAGGCCAGTCTAGGAAGAGCGCCTGACGATTCATAGCGCGAGTTCGACGTAAGGGCGAGCTTTCTCGTCATAATGACGACAACGATCGTCACTTTGTCTCGAACTGGTGAAAACCCTGGACGACCTCGACCGCGCGCTGATCTCGCTGCTGCAGGTCAATGCCCGCGAGAGCACGGCCAACCTCGCGCGCAAGCTCGGAGTGGCCCGCACGACGGTGCTCGCGCGCCTGGCGCGGCTGGAGCAGCACCAGGTGATCGCCGGCTACACCGTGCGTCTGGCCCAGGACGTGGAGGGGCGCTCCATCCAGGCCTACGTGGGCATCACCGTGCAGCCGCGCTCCGGCAAGGACGTGGCCCGGCGCCTGGCGCGCATGCCGGAGGTGCAGTTGCTGTGCACGGTGAGTGGCGAGTTCGACTACGTGGCCTGGCTGCGCGCCGACACGCCCGAGCGGCTCGACGCGCTGCTCGACGAGATCGGCGAGGTCGAGGGGGTGATCAAGACGACCACCTCCATCGTGCTGGCCAAGCGTATCGACCGCGTGGCGCGTTGAGCGGCGGCGCCGGGCCGGCGCGGCGGTCGCGGGCCTGCGCCTTCAGCGCCTCTAGACCACACCGCGCGACCGCAGCTCGCGCAGCCGCTGCTCGTCCAGCCCCAGCACGCGCTGCAGCACCTCGTCGGTGTGCTCGCCGAGGTCCGGCGGCGCGCTGTGGGCCACCGGGGGCGTCTCGGCGAGGCGCAGCGGGCTCGCCACGCCGCCGATGTGGCCGAAGCGCGGGTGCGGCAGGTCCACCCGCAACCCGCGCGCGCGCACCTGCTCGTCGTCGAAGGCCTGGGCGATGTCGTTGATCGGGCCGCAGGGCACGGCGCGGTCTTCGAGCAGTTGCACCCACTGCCGGGTGGTGCGCTCGCGCGTCAGCTCCGCGATCATCGGCACCAGCAGCTCGCGGTGGCGCACCCGCGAGGTGTTGGTGGCGAAGCGCTCGTCCTTCGCCCACTGCGGCACGCCGGCCGCCTCGCAGAACCGCGCGAACTGCCCGTCGTTGCCGATGGCCAGCAGCATCGCGCCGTCGGCGGTCGGGAAGTCCTGGTACGGCACGATGCTCGGGTGGCTGTTGCCTTGGCGTTGCGGCGCGCGGCCGGTGTTGAGAAAGGCCGAGGCCTGGTTGGCGAGCATCGCCATGCCCACGTCCAGCAGCGCCATGTCGATGTGCTGCCCGCGACCGGTGCGGTGGCGCACCTCCAGCGCGGCCAGGATCGCGGTGGCGGCATACACCCCGGTGAAGAGGTCGGTGATCGCCACCCCCACCCGCATCGGCCCGCCCCCGGGCTCGTGGTCGGGCCGGCCGGTGATGCTCATCATGCCGCTGGCCGCCTGCACCAGCAGGTCGTAGCCGGCGCGCGGGGCGTAGGGGCCCGTCTGGCCGAAGCCGGTGATCGAGCAGTAGACGAGCCGCGGGTTCAGTTCGCGCAGCGACTCGTAATCGAGCCCGTAGCGTTTCAGGCCGCCGACCTTGAAGTTCTCGATCAGCACGTCGCTGCGCAGCGCCAGTTCGCGCACCAGGGCTTGGCCCTCGGGCTGGGCGATGTCGATGGTGACCGAGCGCTTGTTGCGATTGGCGCAGGTGTAGTAGGTGGCCGCCTCGGTGTCGCGCCCCTCGGCGTCCTGGAGGAAAGGCGGCCCCCAGTGCCGCGTGTCGTCGCCTTCGCCGGGCTTCTCGACCTTGATGACCTCGGCGCCCAGGTCGGCGAGGATCTGGCCGCACCAGGGCCCGGCCAGCACGCGCGAGAGGTCGAGCACGCGCAGGTGGCCGAGCGCGGCGGCCGGGGCGGGGGCGCGGGAGGAGGTGCCGGTCATCGTGCGCTCACGCACTGAACGCCTGGATCCCCGTCTGCGCGCGGCCCAGGATCAGCGCGTGGATGTCGTGCGTGCCCTCGTAGGTGTTGACCACCTCCAGGTTCACGACGTGTCGGATCACGCCGTACTCGTCGCTGATGCCGTTGCCGCCGTGCATGTCGCGCGCCGTGCGGGCGATGTCCAGCGCCTTGCCGCAGGAGTTGCGCTTCATGATCGAGGTGATCTCGGGCGCGGCCGTGCCTTCGTCCTTCATGCGGCCCAGCCGCAGGCAGCCTTGCAGGCCGAGCGTGATCTCGGTTTGCATGTCGGCCAGCTTCTTCTGGATCAGCTGGTTGGCCGCCAGCGGCCGGCCGAACTGCTTGCGCTCGAGCACGTAGTTGCGCGCGGCGTGCCAGCAGAACTCGGCGGCGCCCAAGGCGCCCCAGGCGATGCCGTAGCGGGCGCTGTTGAGACAGGTGAAGGGGCCTTTGAGGCCCTCGACGTTCGGCAGCTCGTTGTCGGCCGGCACGAACACGTCGTCCATCACGATCTCGCCGGTGATGGACGTGCGCAGACCCACCTTGCCGTGGATGGCGGGGGCCGACAGGCCCTTCATGCCCTTTTCGAGAATGTAGCCGCGGATGCGGCCCTCGTCGTTCTTGGCCCAGACGACGAACACGTCGGCGATCGGGCTGTTGGTGATCCACATCTTGCTGCCCGAGAGCCGGAAGCCGCCCTCGGTCTTGCGCGCGCGCGTCTCCATGCTGCCCGGGTCGGAGCCGTGGTTCGGCTCGGTCAGGCCGAAGCAGCCGATCCACTCCCCGCTGGCGAGCTTGGGCAGGTACTTGCGGCGCTGCGCCTCGGAGCCGAATTCGTAGATCGGCACCATCACGAGCGAGGACTGCACGCTCATCATCGACCGGTATCCGGAGTCGACCCGTTCGATCTCACGCGCGATGAGGCCGTAGCTCACGTAGTTGAGGCCGGCGCCGCCGTATTCGGCGGGAATGGTCGGGCCCAGCAGGCCCAACTCGCCCATCTCGCGGAAGATGGCGGGGTCCGTCTTCTCGTGCCGGAAGGCTTCCAGCACGCGGGGCATCAGCTTGTCCTGGCAATAGGCGCGGGCGGCGTCGCGCACCATGCGCTCGTCTTCGGTCAGTTGCTGGTCCAGCAGCAGCGGGTCGTCCCACTGGAAGCTGGCTTTCGGGGCCTGGGCCATGACGGTCTCCTCGAGTGTCGGGGGCAATGGCGTCATCGTAGGCGCCACCGAGCGCCGGGGCAAACGAGTTTTTCGCAGCACGGTGTGCAAGAATGGAACTCCGTGCGTCGCCCGTCCGGCAAGTGCGCGGGCGAACGACTGCGAGTTCCGCACAATGAGACGCAAGATCCCCAGCACCCAGGCCCTGGTGTGCTTCGAGGCCGCGGCCCGCCACGAGAGCTTCACCAAGGCGGCGGAGGAACTCGCCCTCACGCAAAGCGCGGTGTGCCGGCAGATCGGCTCGCTGGAGGAGTACCTCGGCGTGCCGCTGTTCCGTCGCACGCGGCGGGGGGTGGTGCTCACCGAGGCCGGTGCGGCCTACGCCCGTCGCATCGCCCCCCGGCTGGAGGCGGTCGAGCGCGACACCCTGGCTCTCATGGCCCACCCCGGGGCGGCGGGCACCTTGGACCTGGCGGTGGTGCCCACGTTCGCCACCCGCTGGCTGGTGCCGCGCCTGCCGCGGCTGGCGGCCCGCCATCCCGAGCTCGTCCTCAACCTCGAGACGCGCACCCGCCCGTTCCTCTTCGCCGAGACCGAGTTCGACGCGGCCCTCTACGCCGGCACGCCCGCGCAACTGGCCAACTGGCCGGGGGTGGAGGCGGTGCCCTTGCTGCGGGAGGATCTGGCGCCGGTATGCAGCCCGGCGCTGCTGGGCGGTCGGCGCTCGCTCGGCGCGCACGAGCTGGCCGCCTTGCCGCTGCTGCAGCAAAGCACCCGGCCGCACGCCTGGGGCCAGTGGTTCGAGGCGCAGGGGGTGCACCACCCCGGCGCGAGCGCCGGCCCGCGCTACGAGCTCTTCTCGATGCTTGCGATGGCGGCGGCCCACGGCATGGGGGTGGCGCTGATCCCGCCGCTGCTCATCGAGGCGGAACTCGCGCGCGGCGAACTGGTCATTGCCTGCGAGCCCGCCCAGCCTGGCGAGCGCTGGTACTACCTGGTGCTGCCGGAGCGCAAGGTGGGCGACCCGCTCCTGGGCCGTCTGCGCGAATGGATCATGGACGAGGCGGCGCTCCAGGAGCCACCGGGCGGCCCCACGGTGCCCGGGCCACGGGCGAGAGGGGCACCCCCCGGCCCGGCGGCCCCACGCCCGGCCGCCCGGCGCGACAATCGAGCCTGAACCCCGATGTCTGTCATGAGCAAGGCCTTCACCAAGGAATCCGACGCCGGCGAGGACGACGACCTGGAGCCGGCGCCGGTGCCGCAAGGCACCAAGAACTACATCACGCCGCAGGGCTACCGCCGGCTGCGCGAGGAGTTGATGCACCTGATCGACGTCGAGCGCCCGAAGGTGGTCGAGGTCGTCTCGTGGGCCGCCTCCAACGGCGACCGGTCCGAGAACGGGGACTACCTCTACGGCAAGAAGCGTCTGCGCGAGATCGACCGGCGCATCCGCTTCCTCACCAAACGCCTGGACATCGCCGAAGTGGCCGACCCTTCGCTGCACCACGGCAGCGACCAGATCTTCTTCGGCGCGACGGTCACCTACGCGACGGCCAAGGGCGAGGAGCGCACCATCACGATCAAAGGGATCGACGAGGCCGACGCGCTCAAGGGCGAAGTGAGCTGGATCTCGCCGATCGCGCGCGCGCTGCTCAAGGCGCGCGAAGGCGATGAGGTGCAGCTGGTCACGCCGGGCGGGGTCGAGAAGATCGAGGTGCTGGAGGTGCGCTACCCGGCGCCCGGCGAGGCCTGATCCGGGCCATGGCCGCGGCGCCCGGCGCCGGCCGATCGCAGACGCCGAACGGTTCACCGCCGTGTCGGCCGGCCGGCTCTCACTGAGGCTTGACGCGCGCCACCCGGAGCACCAGCGGCGAGCGCTTGAGCGTGCGCAGCACCTGGGCCAGGTGCACACGGTCGCGCACCGCCAGCAGCATGCGGATCTCCATCGTCGCGTGGCCCGGTTCGTGGCCCATGTCGATGTGGGTGATGTCGGCCTCGGCCTCGCTCACCGCCTGCGCGATCTTGGCCAGCACGCCTTTGCCGCTTTGCACCAGCAGCGAGACGGCCGTCTCGAACGGCCGCTGCATCTCCTCGGCCCACTCGACCGCGATCCAGCGCTCGCTGTCGCGCTGGAACAGCCGCTTGCCGACATGGCAGTCGGTCGTGTGCACGACCAGGCCCTCGCCGCGGCCCAGGTAACCGGTGATCGAGTCGCCCGGTATCGGCCGGCAGCAGGTGGCCATCTGCACCGTCGCGCCTTCGGTGCCGTCCAGCGTCACCAGAGTTTGCGCGGGGGTGCTGTCGTCGTGCAGGTAACGGCTCATCGACAGCGTCAGCGCATCGGGCCGGGCCCCGGCTTCGGCCATCAGCTTGGCCAGCCGCTTGGCCACGATGGTGGCGATCTTCTTGCCCAGGCCGATGTCGATCATCAGCTCGCGGCGCGAGCGGTTGCCGCTCCAGCGCACCAGCGCCTGCCACAACGGCGCCGCCTCGCCCTGCGTCTCGTCGCCCGGCGGCAGGTGCAGCCCTTCGGCGCGCATGGCCTGGGCCAGGAGTTTTTCGCCCAGCTCGAGCGATTCCTCCTGCTTCATGTTCTTGAGGTAGTGCCGGATCTTCGAGCGGGCACGCCCGGTGCGCACGAAGTTGAGCCACGCCGGGTTGGGGCGCGAGACCGGGGCGGTGATGATCTCCACCACGTCGCCGCTGCGCAGCTCGGTGCGCAAGGCCACCTGCTCGCCGTTCACCTTGGCGGCCACCGTGTGGTCGCCGATGTCCGAGTGGATCGCGTAGGCGAAGTCCACCGGCGTGGCCCCCCGCGGCAGCGCGAGGATCTTGGACTTGGGCGTGAAGACGTACACCGCGTCGGGGAAGAGGTCGATCTTCACGTGCTCCAGGAACTCGGCCGCATCGCGCGTCTCGTCCTGGATGTCGATGAGCGACTGCAACGAGACCATCCCCACGCGCTGCGCCTCGGTCAGGCCCTGGCCGGCGTTGTCCGCTTTGTACAGCCAGTGCGCGGCGATGCCCTTTTCGGCCACCATGTGCATCGGCTCGGTGCGGATCTGGAACTCCACCGGCGTGCCCAACGGGCTCACCAGCGTGGTGTGCAGCGACTGGTAGCCATTGGCCTTGGGGATGGCGATGTAGTCCTTGAAGCGGCCCGGCATCGGCTTGTAGAGCTGGTGCAGCACGCCCAGGGCCAAATAGCACTCCGGCAGCGTCGAGACGACGATGCGAAAGCCGAAGATGTC
Encoded proteins:
- the greB gene encoding transcription elongation factor GreB, translating into MSKAFTKESDAGEDDDLEPAPVPQGTKNYITPQGYRRLREELMHLIDVERPKVVEVVSWAASNGDRSENGDYLYGKKRLREIDRRIRFLTKRLDIAEVADPSLHHGSDQIFFGATVTYATAKGEERTITIKGIDEADALKGEVSWISPIARALLKAREGDEVQLVTPGGVEKIEVLEVRYPAPGEA
- a CDS encoding RelA/SpoT family protein translates to MVARAASVTKKPRAVAPPAEAHGAHEDAAAASFAALVHRLDYLDPADIKRIRDAYKYADAAHLGQFRASGEPYITHPIAVAGLCAEWKLDAQAIMAALMHDVMEDTGTTKVELIERFGASTAELVDGLTKLDKLQFSTREESQAESFRKMLLAMARDVRVVLIKLADRLHNMRTMESMPADKRTRIARETLDIYAPIAHRLGLNQVYRELQELSFKYLLPWRFAALTKAVQKARGHRRDIVERIRHDVERAFKEASILVQIHSREKTLYSIYRKMREKHLSFAQVNDIFGFRIVVSTLPECYLALGVLHQLYKPMPGRFKDYIAIPKANGYQSLHTTLVSPLGTPVEFQIRTEPMHMVAEKGIAAHWLYKADNAGQGLTEAQRVGMVSLQSLIDIQDETRDAAEFLEHVKIDLFPDAVYVFTPKSKILALPRGATPVDFAYAIHSDIGDHTVAAKVNGEQVALRTELRSGDVVEIITAPVSRPNPAWLNFVRTGRARSKIRHYLKNMKQEESLELGEKLLAQAMRAEGLHLPPGDETQGEAAPLWQALVRWSGNRSRRELMIDIGLGKKIATIVAKRLAKLMAEAGARPDALTLSMSRYLHDDSTPAQTLVTLDGTEGATVQMATCCRPIPGDSITGYLGRGEGLVVHTTDCHVGKRLFQRDSERWIAVEWAEEMQRPFETAVSLLVQSGKGVLAKIAQAVSEAEADITHIDMGHEPGHATMEIRMLLAVRDRVHLAQVLRTLKRSPLVLRVARVKPQ
- a CDS encoding CaiB/BaiF CoA transferase family protein codes for the protein MTGTSSRAPAPAAALGHLRVLDLSRVLAGPWCGQILADLGAEVIKVEKPGEGDDTRHWGPPFLQDAEGRDTEAATYYTCANRNKRSVTIDIAQPEGQALVRELALRSDVLIENFKVGGLKRYGLDYESLRELNPRLVYCSITGFGQTGPYAPRAGYDLLVQAASGMMSITGRPDHEPGGGPMRVGVAITDLFTGVYAATAILAALEVRHRTGRGQHIDMALLDVGMAMLANQASAFLNTGRAPQRQGNSHPSIVPYQDFPTADGAMLLAIGNDGQFARFCEAAGVPQWAKDERFATNTSRVRHRELLVPMIAELTRERTTRQWVQLLEDRAVPCGPINDIAQAFDDEQVRARGLRVDLPHPRFGHIGGVASPLRLAETPPVAHSAPPDLGEHTDEVLQRVLGLDEQRLRELRSRGVV
- a CDS encoding Lrp/AsnC family transcriptional regulator — its product is MVKTLDDLDRALISLLQVNARESTANLARKLGVARTTVLARLARLEQHQVIAGYTVRLAQDVEGRSIQAYVGITVQPRSGKDVARRLARMPEVQLLCTVSGEFDYVAWLRADTPERLDALLDEIGEVEGVIKTTTSIVLAKRIDRVAR
- a CDS encoding acyl-CoA dehydrogenase, with amino-acid sequence MAQAPKASFQWDDPLLLDQQLTEDERMVRDAARAYCQDKLMPRVLEAFRHEKTDPAIFREMGELGLLGPTIPAEYGGAGLNYVSYGLIAREIERVDSGYRSMMSVQSSLVMVPIYEFGSEAQRRKYLPKLASGEWIGCFGLTEPNHGSDPGSMETRARKTEGGFRLSGSKMWITNSPIADVFVVWAKNDEGRIRGYILEKGMKGLSAPAIHGKVGLRTSITGEIVMDDVFVPADNELPNVEGLKGPFTCLNSARYGIAWGALGAAEFCWHAARNYVLERKQFGRPLAANQLIQKKLADMQTEITLGLQGCLRLGRMKDEGTAAPEITSIMKRNSCGKALDIARTARDMHGGNGISDEYGVIRHVVNLEVVNTYEGTHDIHALILGRAQTGIQAFSA
- a CDS encoding LysR substrate-binding domain-containing protein, which codes for MRRKIPSTQALVCFEAAARHESFTKAAEELALTQSAVCRQIGSLEEYLGVPLFRRTRRGVVLTEAGAAYARRIAPRLEAVERDTLALMAHPGAAGTLDLAVVPTFATRWLVPRLPRLAARHPELVLNLETRTRPFLFAETEFDAALYAGTPAQLANWPGVEAVPLLREDLAPVCSPALLGGRRSLGAHELAALPLLQQSTRPHAWGQWFEAQGVHHPGASAGPRYELFSMLAMAAAHGMGVALIPPLLIEAELARGELVIACEPAQPGERWYYLVLPERKVGDPLLGRLREWIMDEAALQEPPGGPTVPGPRARGAPPGPAAPRPAARRDNRA
- the amaB gene encoding L-piperidine-6-carboxylate dehydrogenase, translating into MNIATLMDRLGVPAQDWQDGPLESRSPIDGAVLGRVAVHSQAQARERIEAAHQAFLQWREVPAPRRGELVRLFGEELRRHKEALGHLVSLEVGKIASEGAGEVQEMIDICDFAVGLSRQLHGLTIASERPGHRMMETWHPLGVVGVISAFNFPVAVWSWNAALAFVCGDAVVWKPSEKAPLAALATQRLFERACERCGEPQWAQLSQLLIGDAHLGELLADHPRVPLVSATGSTRMGRAVAPRVAQRFGRCILELGGNNAIVVTPSADLELAVRAILFAAVGTAGQRCTTARRLIVHEEVAAPLLERLRRAYASLRIGHPLEAGTLVGPLIDRAAFDAMQSALEQARRDGGRVEGGERVLAERFPEAWYVRPALVEMPAQTDVVRHETFAPILYVLRYRGFDEALALHNDVPQGLSSAIFTNDLREAETFLSARGSDCGIANVNIGTSGAEIGGAFGGEKETGGGRESGSDCWKAYMRRATNTVNYSGSLPLAQGVKFDL
- a CDS encoding saccharopine dehydrogenase family protein, with the translated sequence MKIALLGAGHIGQTIARLLSGAGDYQVTVIDRSEAALRRLDARAVEVRQADTENDLALAAVLRGHDAVINALPYHCAIRVATQAREAGCHYFDLTEDVAATRAIKALAQGAPVAFMPQCGLAPGFIGIVAHHLTRGFDEVHDVKMRVGALPAFPTNSLKYNLTWSVDGLINEYCHPCEAIRDGERTELLPLEGLEHFALDGVEYEAFNTSGGLGTLCETLAGRVRSLDYKSVRYPGHCALMKILLEELELRHDQETLKQILRRSVPTTMQDVVLVFVTVSGLKHGALVQEVFARKIFAERNGERSLSAIQITTAAGVCAAVDLFRQGKLPARGFIRQEQIELDDFLANRFGQAYQQLRHVESIS